A region from the Pseudomonas promysalinigenes genome encodes:
- a CDS encoding response regulator has translation MFAKDRPHKASGQGRGQATGGQSPSGMAAQIAQFDWHNTPLGALPHWQAPLRTAVDMMLLSPFPSAVVWGAEMTVVHNDPYLALIEGDGHGLGQAFDTLWATAWENIGPWVFEAFNGGANFVENQPVRLVRKRMGGQACFVFSYTPLRDEDHEVAGFMHTVIDTSAGVDAHDKWREQALAFERQIERVLADRDQIWQLSRDAMIVVTRDLLLQAVNPTWQRVLGWAEDEVRGTAILELVHPADRAEVEVAVMEFVHDRGLEQLETRLRHKDGHYRMFRWTATFDGTLLTAVGRDVSQDQDDALRQLDNLVRASQRLDAVSHVAGGMAHELNNLLSGISGSLELMQRRMEQGRLEQIDRYVSMANDSVSKAMSLTHHLLAFSRHQPLSPKPLDINRELNAMEPLLRQVLGAEMRVNWELDVLPWTVCLDVAQLENALLNLLANAREACLGRGLVTLRTINTRVQAPSSDERGVAPGDYVALYVCDDGHGMPEIDLARAFEPFFTTKPMGHGAGLGLAMVYGFVGQSGGHVWLESEPDQGMKVCMLFPRCLEHIPQPPQQPVPSVSRANGQRVLLVDDEENLRLVMKEYLQERGFDVCDADDARSALERFRHHGPFDLVITDIGLPGGFSGRQVARAMRMARPEQKILLITGFNDQPLEPQLANAPGTALLLKPFALSSLMNQALLMLGE, from the coding sequence ATGTTCGCAAAAGACAGGCCGCACAAGGCGTCGGGGCAGGGCAGGGGGCAGGCCACTGGGGGGCAATCGCCATCGGGCATGGCTGCACAGATTGCCCAATTCGACTGGCATAACACTCCACTTGGGGCGCTGCCGCACTGGCAGGCACCTTTGCGCACAGCCGTAGATATGATGCTGCTCTCGCCGTTTCCCAGCGCGGTGGTCTGGGGCGCCGAGATGACAGTGGTGCATAACGACCCTTACCTGGCATTGATCGAGGGTGATGGCCATGGGCTGGGCCAAGCCTTTGACACGCTCTGGGCCACAGCCTGGGAGAACATCGGGCCTTGGGTGTTCGAGGCATTCAATGGAGGGGCGAACTTTGTCGAGAATCAACCTGTGCGGCTCGTTCGCAAGCGCATGGGCGGCCAAGCCTGTTTCGTTTTTAGCTACACCCCGCTACGCGACGAAGACCATGAGGTGGCAGGTTTCATGCACACGGTCATCGATACCAGCGCCGGTGTCGATGCACATGATAAATGGCGTGAACAAGCGCTGGCGTTCGAGCGCCAGATCGAGCGCGTTCTGGCCGACCGCGATCAGATCTGGCAGCTTTCCCGGGACGCCATGATCGTGGTGACCCGCGACCTGCTGTTGCAAGCGGTCAATCCAACTTGGCAGCGCGTTCTTGGCTGGGCCGAGGATGAAGTGCGGGGTACGGCGATATTGGAATTGGTCCATCCTGCCGACAGGGCCGAGGTTGAGGTGGCGGTGATGGAATTCGTTCATGACCGCGGGCTCGAGCAACTGGAAACACGTTTGCGCCACAAGGACGGGCACTACCGTATGTTCCGCTGGACCGCTACGTTCGACGGCACGTTGCTGACTGCCGTGGGCCGCGACGTGTCACAGGATCAAGACGATGCCTTGCGTCAACTCGACAACCTGGTCAGGGCCAGTCAGCGTCTGGATGCCGTCAGCCACGTAGCAGGGGGCATGGCCCACGAGCTTAATAACCTGCTTTCGGGCATCAGTGGCAGCCTGGAATTGATGCAGCGACGGATGGAACAAGGCCGCCTAGAGCAGATCGATCGTTACGTGTCGATGGCCAACGATTCGGTGAGCAAGGCTATGTCGCTCACCCACCATTTGCTGGCATTTTCCCGCCATCAGCCGTTGTCACCCAAACCCTTGGACATCAATCGCGAACTCAATGCGATGGAGCCGCTGCTACGCCAGGTGCTGGGCGCTGAAATGCGAGTGAACTGGGAACTGGATGTCTTACCATGGACCGTCTGCCTGGATGTCGCGCAGCTGGAGAATGCTCTGCTGAACCTCCTAGCCAATGCGCGCGAAGCTTGCCTGGGGCGAGGCCTGGTCACGTTACGCACGATCAACACGCGCGTGCAGGCGCCTTCTTCCGATGAGCGTGGCGTTGCCCCAGGTGACTATGTCGCACTCTACGTGTGCGACGATGGCCACGGTATGCCTGAGATTGACCTGGCGCGCGCGTTTGAACCCTTCTTCACCACCAAGCCAATGGGCCATGGAGCCGGATTGGGGCTGGCGATGGTCTATGGGTTCGTCGGCCAGTCAGGTGGCCATGTCTGGCTTGAGTCCGAGCCTGATCAGGGTATGAAAGTCTGTATGTTGTTCCCACGTTGCCTCGAACACATTCCCCAGCCCCCTCAGCAGCCTGTACCTAGCGTTTCAAGGGCCAATGGGCAGCGCGTGTTGCTGGTGGACGATGAAGAAAACCTGCGCCTGGTGATGAAGGAGTACCTTCAGGAGCGTGGCTTTGATGTCTGCGATGCGGACGATGCCAGGTCTGCGCTCGAGCGCTTCCGCCACCACGGCCCATTCGATCTGGTGATCACCGATATCGGCTTGCCCGGCGGTTTCAGCGGGCGGCAGGTGGCCCGGGCGATGCGCATGGCTAGGCCTGAGCAAAAGATCCTGTTGATTACCGGCTTCAATGACCAGCCACTGGAACCGCAATTGGCCAACGCACCGGGTACCGCTTTACTGCTCAAGCCGTTCGCGTTGTCCAGCCTGATGAACCAAGCGCTGCTTATGTTGGGCGAATGA